In a genomic window of Colias croceus chromosome 20, ilColCroc2.1:
- the LOC123700985 gene encoding transketolase codes for MKGDKKVDLQALKDMANKLRIDSIVATNASKSGHPTSCASMAEIMSVLFFHTMKYKVSAPRDASADRFILSKGHAAPILYAAWAEAGLFPVEELKQLRQLTSDLEGHPTPRLSFVDVGTGSLGQGLAVAAGMAYVGKYFDQAPYRVYCLVGDGEAAEGSVWEALHFASHYKLDNLVVIFDINRLGQSEPTSLQHQMDVYDARVKSFGLHSLVVDGHDVSELVKAFDEAATVTGKPTAVLAKTYKGKGFPNIEDKDNWHGKALGADGEKIIKHLQSQIKNASLSLKPVPPVAQAPQVHIGDITLSAPPAYKLGELVATRLAYGTGLKKIADTNMRVIAMDGDTKNSTFSDKLRAAYPERYVECFIAEQTLVGVATGAACRDRAVVFASTFAAFFTRTFDQIRMGAISQSNVNLVGSHCGVSIGEDGPSQMGLEDLALFRAVPTATVFYPSDAVSTERSVELAANTRGICYIRTSRPNTAVIYDNNTVFKVGEAKIVRESSKDSVLLVGAGVTLHEALAAAQLLKQEGIEARVLDPFTIKPLDDKAVLSHARAVGGRVVVVEDHYQAGGIGEAVLSALALERNVIVQHLCVRELPRSGPPQALLDKYGISAPHIVAAAKKILSA; via the exons ACACCCCACATCATGTGCGTCCATGGCAGAGATCATGTCGGTGCTGTTCTTCCACACCATGAAGTACAAGGTCTCCGCGCCAAGGGATGCCTCCGCAGACAGATTTATCCTTTCAAAG GGTCACGCAGCCCCAATCCTGTACGCTGCTTGGGCAGAGGCTGGTCTCTTCCCTGTAGAAGAACTGAAGCAGCTCCGTCAGCTGACTTCCGACTTGGAAGGTCACCCCACACCTCGCTTGAGCTTTGTGGATGTTGGTACGGGGTCGTTGGGACAAGGTCTTGCGGTAGCGGCTGGTATGGCGTACGTCGGGAAGTACTTCGACCAAGCGCCATACAG GGTATACTGTCTGGTTGGTGACGGAGAGGCAGCGGAAGGCAGCGTGTGGGAAGCCCTGCACTTTGCGAGCCACTACAAGCTAGACAACCTCGTGGTGATCTTCGACATCAACAGGTTGGGACAGTCTGAACCCACCTCTCTGCAACATCAG aTGGACGTCTACGATGCCCGTGTGAAATCCTTCGGGCTCCACTCCCTCGTGGTGGACGGGCATGATGTCTCCGAGCTGGTGAAGGCCTTCGATGAAGCTGCCACAGTGACCGGCAAGCCCACCGCTGTGCTCGCTAAGACGTACAAGGGCAAGGGCTTCCCCAACATTGAGGATAAGGATAACTGGCACGGAAAGGCTTTGGGTGCTGACGGAGAGAAGATTATCAAG CACCTCCAATCCCAGATCAAGAACGCGTCCCTCAGCCTCAAACCCGTGCCCCCCGTGGCCCAAGCCCCACAGGTGCACATCGGGGACATAACCCTGTCCGCCCCACCTGCATACAAGCTTGGGGAACTGGTCGCCACGAGATTGGCCTACGGAACGGGTCTGAAGAAGATCGCTGACACTAATATGAG AGTGATCGCAATGGATGGTGACACCAAGAACTCTACGTTCAGTGACAAACTGAGAGCCGCTTACCCTGAAAG ATACGTGGAGTGCTTCATAGCGGAGCAGACGCTGGTGGGCGTAGCGACGGGTGCCGCGTGTCGGGACCGTGCTGTTGTCTTCGCTTCTACATTCGCAGCTTTCTTCACTCGCACCTTTGACCAG ATCCGCATGGGCGCCATCAGCCAGTCGAACGTGAACCTGGTGGGGTCGCACTGCGGGGTCAGCATCGGCGAGGACGGCCCCTCGCAGATGGGGCTGGAGGACCTCGCGCTGTTCCGCGCCGTGCCCACCGCCACTGTGTTCTACCCCAG TGACGCAGTATCAACAGAGCGCAGTGTGGAGTTAGCGGCCAACACGCGCGGCATCTGCTACATCCGCACCTCGAGACCCAACACCGCCGTTATTTACGACAATAACACCGTGTTCAAG GTGGGAGAGGCTAAAATCGTGCGCGAATCCAGCAAGGACAGCGTGTTGCTGGTAGGAGCTGGTGTTACACTGCACGAGGCTCTGGCCGCTGCACAGCTGCTCAAGCAGGAAG GTATCGAAGCCCGCGTGCTGGACCCGTTCACCATCAAGCCGCTGGACGACAAGGCGGTGCTGAGCCATGCTCGGGCGGTCGGTGGGAGAGTTGTCGTGGTTGAAGATCATTATCAGGCTG GTGGTATCGGCGAAGCGGTACTATCAGCTCTAGCCCTAGAGCGTAACGTCATAGTGCAGCACTTGTGTGTCCGCGAACTGCCTCGCTCCGGCCCGCCACAAGCACTGTTGGACAAATATGGCATCTCTGCACCGCACATTGTGGCCGCTGCCAAGAAGATATTGAGCGCTTAA
- the LOC123700982 gene encoding uncharacterized protein LOC123700982 isoform X2, with the protein MLPEGAEVMRRAACGDVCPAPAPQPNNRSLENKELLRQQLLSANKDRSDKSEPKVKQARNRQKNRWKLKFHHQALPQEYLDHYEQSLQKTAPKKKPQEKPKDQNSDVNITSEAFKLWAQRLAGAQNETLTVPQAPVNMVAKLKEEKKKKQPTITPSKIMTYEDLPYMGEMTLNNSKPRRGRKPKKADICHLIYENYGTVVPGQPTPQDKLNSNACQSLRNTDTPVNTSKTDLQNKIISSLLERKLSQENKRRLENPSPPRFLSPDEPMPAAPLTAAGPLHSDDEPLNLCIRDLHDLKIQIQKKFGNIYTSTPEIKTEIEDSELESVKSEQPNAISVIQRNTNVPHTASSSPDLSHQTRNISPTLSEPAQSTTNTEDDKFPGYVYWPNAGIYMHPLALQTQLLYYQRLAAAGQLPLNQEKDKVTPSSTSPVETVLDDNKNKLVLKQLSELLDPKVIKQAEETKSPEPPKKRASPNPVQAPVKRKRSAIFIPPMPAKNNSSTPTTEVSICKFKFTGGSKPSLQEKKMLSVDSGGNFRYYSGTGSKGSKGYDYIQKNNEERITSLDPAPTLPLSDTQNGLVLKDELNKKKRKSRRTLQREKLEQTFKEKGFLIQTQQLQSAEGATYCKFRQLRKFTRYLFRSWKDYLPGELNERPAESVETPPTNDSVTEWG; encoded by the exons ATGCTGCCAGAGGGCGCAG AAGTAATGCGTCGCGCGGCGTGCGGCGACGTGTGTCCTGCGCCGGCGCCGCAACCGaacaatag GTCATTGGAAAACAAGGAGTTACTTCGCCAGCAATTGCTGTCAGCTAACAAGGACCGTAGCGACAAGTCGGAGCCGAAGGTGAAGCAAGCTCGCAACCGGCAGAAGAACCGCTGGAAGCTGAAGTTCCACCACCAGGCGCTGCCGCAGGAGTACCTCGACCACTATGAGCAGAGCCTCCAGAAAACTGCGCCCAAGAAGAAACCACAAGAGAAGCCGAAAGATCAAAACAGTGACGTAAATATCACTAGTGAAGCCTTCAAACTGTGGGCACAACGCCTCGCCGGCGCTCAAAACGAAACGCTAACCGTTCCGCAAGCCCCAGTCAATATGGTCGCGAAACTCAAggaagaaaagaaaaagaaacaacCCACCATCACTCCTAGCAAAATTATGACGTATGAGGACTTGCCCTACATGGGAGAAATGACGCTCAACAACTCGAAGCCACGCCGCGGAAGGAAACCTAAAAAAGCGGATATTTGCCACCTAATCTATGAAAATTACGGCACAGTTGTACCGGGACAACCTACGCCCCAGGATAAACTGAATTCAAACGCGTGCCAGTCGCTCAGAAACACCGATACGCCTGTCAACACGTCCAAAACTGATttacagaataaaataatatccagTTTATTAGAACGGAAGCTATCTCAAGAAAATAAGAGAAGGTTAGAGAACCCGTCGCCCCCGCGGTTCCTGAGCCCGGACGAGCCGATGCCGGCGGCGCCGCTCACTGCGGCCGGCCCGCTGCACAGCGACGACGAACCGCTCAACCTGTGCATCAGAGACTTGCACGatcttaaaatacaaatacagaAGAAATTCGGAAACATCTACACCTCCACGCCGGAAATAAAAACGGAGATTGAAGATTCTGAGCTGGAGAGTGTTAAAAGTGAACAGCCGAATGCTATATCTGTGATTCAAAGGAACACGAACGTGCCGCACACGGCTAGCAGCTCGCCCGACCTCTCGCACCAAACAAGAAACATTTCACCAACATTGTCTGAACCGGCACAGTCGACCACTAACACAGAAGATGACAAGTTCCCCGGATACGTGTACTGGCCAAATGCTGGTATTTACATGCATCCTCTTGCTTTGCAAACGCAATTATTATACTACCAAAGGTTAGCCGCCGCTGGACAGTTACCGCTTAATCAAGAAAAGGATAAAGTAACGCCGTCAAGCACGAGCCCCGTAGAAACCGTGCTAgatgacaataaaaataaactcgtCCTGAAACAGCTGTCAGAATTACTAGATCCTAAAGTTATCAAACAAGCGGAAGAAACGAAAAGTCCAGAACCTCCGAAGAAGCGCGCTTCGCCGAACCCAGTTCAGGCGCCAGTAAAGAGAAAGCGATCAGCAATCTTCATCCCGCCGATGCCTGCTAAAAATAATTCGTCCACGCCGACCACAGAAGTCAGCATCTGCAAGTTCAAATTCACAGGCGGTTCGAAACCGTCGCTACAAGAAAAGAAAATGCTGTCCGTAGACTCGGGCGGGAACTTCAGGTATTACAGTGGAACAGGCAGCAAGGGAAGCAAGGGGTACGATTACATCCAGAAGAACAACGAGGAGCGAATCACATCGCTCGACCCGGCGCCGACTCTACCGCTATCGGATACTCAGAACGGCTTAGTTTTAAAAGACGAGTTGAACAAGAAAAAGAGAAAGTCTAGACGGACGCTGCAACGGGAAAAGTTGGAGCAAACGTTCAAAGAGAAGGGCTTTCTGATACAAACGCAGCAGTTGCAGTCCGCGGAGGGCGCTACATACTGCAAGTTCAGACAGCTACGGAAGTTTACCAGATATCTTTTTAGAAGTTGGAAAGATTATCTCCCGGGAGAGTTAAATGAAAGACCAGCAGAAAGTGTAGAAACTCCCCCTACTAATGATAGTGTAACGGAGTGGGGATGA
- the LOC123700982 gene encoding uncharacterized protein LOC123700982 isoform X3 codes for MRRAACGDVCPAPAPQPNNRSLENKELLRQQLLSANKDRSDKSEPKVKQARNRQKNRWKLKFHHQALPQEYLDHYEQSLQKTAPKKKPQEKPKDQNSDVNITSEAFKLWAQRLAGAQNETLTVPQAPVNMVAKLKEEKKKKQPTITPSKIMTYEDLPYMGEMTLNNSKPRRGRKPKKADICHLIYENYGTVVPGQPTPQDKLNSNACQSLRNTDTPVNTSKTDLQNKIISSLLERKLSQENKRRLENPSPPRFLSPDEPMPAAPLTAAGPLHSDDEPLNLCIRDLHDLKIQIQKKFGNIYTSTPEIKTEIEDSELESVKSEQPNAISVIQRNTNVPHTASSSPDLSHQTRNISPTLSEPAQSTTNTEDDKFPGYVYWPNAGIYMHPLALQTQLLYYQRLAAAGQLPLNQEKDKVTPSSTSPVETVLDDNKNKLVLKQLSELLDPKVIKQAEETKSPEPPKKRASPNPVQAPVKRKRSAIFIPPMPAKNNSSTPTTEVSICKFKFTGGSKPSLQEKKMLSVDSGGNFRYYSGTGSKGSKGYDYIQKNNEERITSLDPAPTLPLSDTQNGLVLKDELNKKKRKSRRTLQREKLEQTFKEKGFLIQTQQLQSAEGATYCKFRQLRKFTRYLFRSWKDYLPGELNERPAESVETPPTNDSVTEWG; via the exons ATGCGTCGCGCGGCGTGCGGCGACGTGTGTCCTGCGCCGGCGCCGCAACCGaacaatag GTCATTGGAAAACAAGGAGTTACTTCGCCAGCAATTGCTGTCAGCTAACAAGGACCGTAGCGACAAGTCGGAGCCGAAGGTGAAGCAAGCTCGCAACCGGCAGAAGAACCGCTGGAAGCTGAAGTTCCACCACCAGGCGCTGCCGCAGGAGTACCTCGACCACTATGAGCAGAGCCTCCAGAAAACTGCGCCCAAGAAGAAACCACAAGAGAAGCCGAAAGATCAAAACAGTGACGTAAATATCACTAGTGAAGCCTTCAAACTGTGGGCACAACGCCTCGCCGGCGCTCAAAACGAAACGCTAACCGTTCCGCAAGCCCCAGTCAATATGGTCGCGAAACTCAAggaagaaaagaaaaagaaacaacCCACCATCACTCCTAGCAAAATTATGACGTATGAGGACTTGCCCTACATGGGAGAAATGACGCTCAACAACTCGAAGCCACGCCGCGGAAGGAAACCTAAAAAAGCGGATATTTGCCACCTAATCTATGAAAATTACGGCACAGTTGTACCGGGACAACCTACGCCCCAGGATAAACTGAATTCAAACGCGTGCCAGTCGCTCAGAAACACCGATACGCCTGTCAACACGTCCAAAACTGATttacagaataaaataatatccagTTTATTAGAACGGAAGCTATCTCAAGAAAATAAGAGAAGGTTAGAGAACCCGTCGCCCCCGCGGTTCCTGAGCCCGGACGAGCCGATGCCGGCGGCGCCGCTCACTGCGGCCGGCCCGCTGCACAGCGACGACGAACCGCTCAACCTGTGCATCAGAGACTTGCACGatcttaaaatacaaatacagaAGAAATTCGGAAACATCTACACCTCCACGCCGGAAATAAAAACGGAGATTGAAGATTCTGAGCTGGAGAGTGTTAAAAGTGAACAGCCGAATGCTATATCTGTGATTCAAAGGAACACGAACGTGCCGCACACGGCTAGCAGCTCGCCCGACCTCTCGCACCAAACAAGAAACATTTCACCAACATTGTCTGAACCGGCACAGTCGACCACTAACACAGAAGATGACAAGTTCCCCGGATACGTGTACTGGCCAAATGCTGGTATTTACATGCATCCTCTTGCTTTGCAAACGCAATTATTATACTACCAAAGGTTAGCCGCCGCTGGACAGTTACCGCTTAATCAAGAAAAGGATAAAGTAACGCCGTCAAGCACGAGCCCCGTAGAAACCGTGCTAgatgacaataaaaataaactcgtCCTGAAACAGCTGTCAGAATTACTAGATCCTAAAGTTATCAAACAAGCGGAAGAAACGAAAAGTCCAGAACCTCCGAAGAAGCGCGCTTCGCCGAACCCAGTTCAGGCGCCAGTAAAGAGAAAGCGATCAGCAATCTTCATCCCGCCGATGCCTGCTAAAAATAATTCGTCCACGCCGACCACAGAAGTCAGCATCTGCAAGTTCAAATTCACAGGCGGTTCGAAACCGTCGCTACAAGAAAAGAAAATGCTGTCCGTAGACTCGGGCGGGAACTTCAGGTATTACAGTGGAACAGGCAGCAAGGGAAGCAAGGGGTACGATTACATCCAGAAGAACAACGAGGAGCGAATCACATCGCTCGACCCGGCGCCGACTCTACCGCTATCGGATACTCAGAACGGCTTAGTTTTAAAAGACGAGTTGAACAAGAAAAAGAGAAAGTCTAGACGGACGCTGCAACGGGAAAAGTTGGAGCAAACGTTCAAAGAGAAGGGCTTTCTGATACAAACGCAGCAGTTGCAGTCCGCGGAGGGCGCTACATACTGCAAGTTCAGACAGCTACGGAAGTTTACCAGATATCTTTTTAGAAGTTGGAAAGATTATCTCCCGGGAGAGTTAAATGAAAGACCAGCAGAAAGTGTAGAAACTCCCCCTACTAATGATAGTGTAACGGAGTGGGGATGA
- the LOC123700982 gene encoding uncharacterized protein LOC123700982 isoform X1, whose product MCGKQARIRGIVIDEVMRRAACGDVCPAPAPQPNNRSLENKELLRQQLLSANKDRSDKSEPKVKQARNRQKNRWKLKFHHQALPQEYLDHYEQSLQKTAPKKKPQEKPKDQNSDVNITSEAFKLWAQRLAGAQNETLTVPQAPVNMVAKLKEEKKKKQPTITPSKIMTYEDLPYMGEMTLNNSKPRRGRKPKKADICHLIYENYGTVVPGQPTPQDKLNSNACQSLRNTDTPVNTSKTDLQNKIISSLLERKLSQENKRRLENPSPPRFLSPDEPMPAAPLTAAGPLHSDDEPLNLCIRDLHDLKIQIQKKFGNIYTSTPEIKTEIEDSELESVKSEQPNAISVIQRNTNVPHTASSSPDLSHQTRNISPTLSEPAQSTTNTEDDKFPGYVYWPNAGIYMHPLALQTQLLYYQRLAAAGQLPLNQEKDKVTPSSTSPVETVLDDNKNKLVLKQLSELLDPKVIKQAEETKSPEPPKKRASPNPVQAPVKRKRSAIFIPPMPAKNNSSTPTTEVSICKFKFTGGSKPSLQEKKMLSVDSGGNFRYYSGTGSKGSKGYDYIQKNNEERITSLDPAPTLPLSDTQNGLVLKDELNKKKRKSRRTLQREKLEQTFKEKGFLIQTQQLQSAEGATYCKFRQLRKFTRYLFRSWKDYLPGELNERPAESVETPPTNDSVTEWG is encoded by the exons ATGTGTGGAAAACAAGCGAGGATTAGAGGAATAGTTATCGacg AAGTAATGCGTCGCGCGGCGTGCGGCGACGTGTGTCCTGCGCCGGCGCCGCAACCGaacaatag GTCATTGGAAAACAAGGAGTTACTTCGCCAGCAATTGCTGTCAGCTAACAAGGACCGTAGCGACAAGTCGGAGCCGAAGGTGAAGCAAGCTCGCAACCGGCAGAAGAACCGCTGGAAGCTGAAGTTCCACCACCAGGCGCTGCCGCAGGAGTACCTCGACCACTATGAGCAGAGCCTCCAGAAAACTGCGCCCAAGAAGAAACCACAAGAGAAGCCGAAAGATCAAAACAGTGACGTAAATATCACTAGTGAAGCCTTCAAACTGTGGGCACAACGCCTCGCCGGCGCTCAAAACGAAACGCTAACCGTTCCGCAAGCCCCAGTCAATATGGTCGCGAAACTCAAggaagaaaagaaaaagaaacaacCCACCATCACTCCTAGCAAAATTATGACGTATGAGGACTTGCCCTACATGGGAGAAATGACGCTCAACAACTCGAAGCCACGCCGCGGAAGGAAACCTAAAAAAGCGGATATTTGCCACCTAATCTATGAAAATTACGGCACAGTTGTACCGGGACAACCTACGCCCCAGGATAAACTGAATTCAAACGCGTGCCAGTCGCTCAGAAACACCGATACGCCTGTCAACACGTCCAAAACTGATttacagaataaaataatatccagTTTATTAGAACGGAAGCTATCTCAAGAAAATAAGAGAAGGTTAGAGAACCCGTCGCCCCCGCGGTTCCTGAGCCCGGACGAGCCGATGCCGGCGGCGCCGCTCACTGCGGCCGGCCCGCTGCACAGCGACGACGAACCGCTCAACCTGTGCATCAGAGACTTGCACGatcttaaaatacaaatacagaAGAAATTCGGAAACATCTACACCTCCACGCCGGAAATAAAAACGGAGATTGAAGATTCTGAGCTGGAGAGTGTTAAAAGTGAACAGCCGAATGCTATATCTGTGATTCAAAGGAACACGAACGTGCCGCACACGGCTAGCAGCTCGCCCGACCTCTCGCACCAAACAAGAAACATTTCACCAACATTGTCTGAACCGGCACAGTCGACCACTAACACAGAAGATGACAAGTTCCCCGGATACGTGTACTGGCCAAATGCTGGTATTTACATGCATCCTCTTGCTTTGCAAACGCAATTATTATACTACCAAAGGTTAGCCGCCGCTGGACAGTTACCGCTTAATCAAGAAAAGGATAAAGTAACGCCGTCAAGCACGAGCCCCGTAGAAACCGTGCTAgatgacaataaaaataaactcgtCCTGAAACAGCTGTCAGAATTACTAGATCCTAAAGTTATCAAACAAGCGGAAGAAACGAAAAGTCCAGAACCTCCGAAGAAGCGCGCTTCGCCGAACCCAGTTCAGGCGCCAGTAAAGAGAAAGCGATCAGCAATCTTCATCCCGCCGATGCCTGCTAAAAATAATTCGTCCACGCCGACCACAGAAGTCAGCATCTGCAAGTTCAAATTCACAGGCGGTTCGAAACCGTCGCTACAAGAAAAGAAAATGCTGTCCGTAGACTCGGGCGGGAACTTCAGGTATTACAGTGGAACAGGCAGCAAGGGAAGCAAGGGGTACGATTACATCCAGAAGAACAACGAGGAGCGAATCACATCGCTCGACCCGGCGCCGACTCTACCGCTATCGGATACTCAGAACGGCTTAGTTTTAAAAGACGAGTTGAACAAGAAAAAGAGAAAGTCTAGACGGACGCTGCAACGGGAAAAGTTGGAGCAAACGTTCAAAGAGAAGGGCTTTCTGATACAAACGCAGCAGTTGCAGTCCGCGGAGGGCGCTACATACTGCAAGTTCAGACAGCTACGGAAGTTTACCAGATATCTTTTTAGAAGTTGGAAAGATTATCTCCCGGGAGAGTTAAATGAAAGACCAGCAGAAAGTGTAGAAACTCCCCCTACTAATGATAGTGTAACGGAGTGGGGATGA
- the LOC123700986 gene encoding myb-like protein C produces MGTRSKYLVLLATKENNDGEQSNSISQMEIHENESDNNNIEQGDSTFPMETNYESNRNEEVTGCSAAAVAEYKEDSMVTNRRRCESTSSSTSSSSSSSSSSSSGPSFYEDSDDSVKDPNYEIMKPARVSSSESDDNNDVYTNIDFRKDQDVFHSSAATVSTVLNAIDLNVTPTDEHEIVFHTVNQQDLLISENEPPAVENVSTTQVESNEPDNTPTKKGKKRPKRELLWKKNVAKRLRNCGKSYKSTKTNKIIPERKLKPSCKETCTFKCGSNITEEQRQQLLKEYWDLGEIEKQWSFIANNIEVVVPKHRYVKVNPDGTIALNRDNNNAFFLTVSGVKIRVCKLFFKNTLGINNRPIETALKKKNKDTNISLMKDNRGCHQNHFNFYLFKVLIGDFYVFCYYNV; encoded by the exons ATGGGGACGCGGTCCAAATACTTAGTTTTATTAgcaacaaaagaaaataatgacGGAGAACAAAGCAATTCCATTTCTCAAATGGAAATACATGAAAATGAAAGCGACAACAATAATATCGAGCAAGGCGATTCAACTTTTCCAATGGAAACTAACTATGAAAGCAACCGAAATGAGGAGGTGACTGGTTGCAGCGCTGCAGCAGTTGCCGAAT ACAAAGAAGACTCAATGGTCACTAATCGTCGCCGTTGTGAATCAACTAGTAGTAGCACCAGTAGTTCCTCAAGTAGCAGTAGTTCATCAAGCAGTGGTCCGTCTTTCTACGAag atagtGATGATTCCGTAAAAGACCCCAACTATGAAATTATGAAACCAGCACGTGTGAGCTCTTCAGAATCTGACGACAACAATGACGTCTATACCAACATCGACTTTCGAAAGGATCAAGACGTTTTTCATTCTAGTGCAGCTACTGTAAGCACAGTACTCAATGCTATAGACCTGAATGTGACCCCAACAGATGAGCATGAAATTGTATTTCATACCGTAAATCAACAGGACCTGCTAATATCAGAAAATGAACCACCTGCCGTCGAAAATGTTAGCACCACGCAAGTAGAGTCAAATGAACCAGATAATACCCCTActaaaaaaggtaaaaaaagGCCCAAAAGAGAATtattatggaaaaaaaatgttgcgAAGCGACTAAGAAACTGTGGAAAATCATACAAATCaacaaaaactaataaaattataccgGAACGTAAACTAAAACCATCTTGCAAAGAAACATGTACATTTAAATGTGGATCTAATATCACTGAGGAGCAAAGACAACaacttttaaaagaatactggGATTTAGGCGAGATTGAAAAGCAATGGTCTTTCATCGCAAACAATATCGAAGTAGTCGTCCCTAAACATCGATACGTTAAAGTTAATCCGGACGGAACCATAGCATTAAATcgtgataataataatgcTTTCTTTTTGACTGTTTCTGGAGTGAAGATTAGAGTatgtaaactgttttttaagaACACTTTGGGGATTAATAATCGCCCTATAGAGACGgctttaaagaaaaaaaataaagatactaACATTTCATTAATGAAAGATAATCGTGGGTGTCATCAAAATCA ttttaat ttttatctatttaaagttttaataggcgatttttatgttttttgttattataatgtttaa